TGGTCGGCGCTGACGGTGACCATGCCCTACTCCGCGATCTCCGCGACGACGCCGGCGCCCACGGTGCGCCCGCCCTCGCGGATCGCGAACCGCAGCTCCTTCTCCATCGCCACCGGCTGGATCAGCTCGATCGTCATCGTCACGTTGTCCCCCGGCATCACCATCT
This sequence is a window from Candidatus Rokuibacteriota bacterium. Protein-coding genes within it:
- a CDS encoding elongation factor Tu: MVMPGDNVTMTIELIQPVAMEKELRFAIREGGRTVGAGVVAEIAE